TTGAACTCACTTTTTTTTTCTTCATACTTTCCTAAGACATAAGCAATTATCATTTTATGTCCTTGTTTGTCAAGTTCTACAAGTTCTAAAGGCCTTATTTTATCGTTCCATCTTTGCATATATGCCGAATCAAAAATTCTTAATAACAGGGATTTTCTAATCATAATAACACTTCTAACTTGTAAAAATCACCTTCAATACTTCATCTATTTTATGTATTTTAGTGGAGATGATTTCTGAATCATTATCGCTAATCCTATTTTTCTTTTTAAGTGAGTACAGTGTTTTTGTAATTTCATGAACACTATCAAATGCCTTTTTTACATTTAAATCATTACTCATATTTTCTTCAAATTCATGAGATAAATCTTCTATTAATCTAGAAACTTCAGACGAAGAATTTTGAATATTATTTATTGTCACTATGTAGTTAATCATTTCGGAAAATTCATTAAGTTTTTTTGAAGCTTTTTCAAATTTGTAAAAAGTGAAGTTCATCCTTTCGCTGTAGTGAGAATATATTAAAAAAAATCTTATTTCTCTAGTCGTGTACCCTTTTTGGAGAAGGTCTTCAATATATAATATATTATTTTTCCTTTTTGACATCTTTTTTCCATTAACAAATAGGTGGTGGCCGTGCAACCAGTAAGGGCAAAAATCTTCTCCAGAGTAACTTTCCATTATAGCAATGTTATAGTCATGGTGCATCAATCTATTATCTATCCCTCCACAACATATATCAACTTTTTTGCCTAGTACGTGAAGTATAATTCCCGGGTCTTGAGCGTTCCATGCTGGCCAACCTCTACCTATGGGGGCATCCCAACA
The Methanofastidiosum sp. genome window above contains:
- a CDS encoding class I tRNA ligase family protein translates to TRLMNFTDIEDKAIEEAKSKGISVNELTKKIADIFHDEIKLLNIKTPTYIVRSTETVEDAIKIISKLLEKGYAYYYKDDIYFEPIKFKGFGKLYGLDMSKWPKKKIRFKRDNYSNNIWNLGDFILWHSCKDERYPCWDAPIGRGWPAWNAQDPGIILHVLGKKVDICCGGIDNRLMHHDYNIAIMESYSGEDFCPYWLHGHHLFVNGKKMSKRKNNILYIEDLLQKGYTTREIRFFLIYSHYSERMNFTFYKFEKASKKLNEFSEMINYIVTINNIQNSSSEVSRLIEDLSHEFEENMSNDLNVKKAFDSVHEITKTLYSLKKKNRISDNDSEIISTKIHKIDEVLKVIFTS